Genomic segment of Triticum aestivum cultivar Chinese Spring chromosome 6A, IWGSC CS RefSeq v2.1, whole genome shotgun sequence:
TTCGAACGTAGGTCTATCTGCACATACTCGCCAACAACTATGTTATAATCATCAAGCTTGAATTGAAGACCTACCTCAATCACGTTTCCGACTGGAAGATAATCGCCGGCGAGGACGTCATTCTCCAGATCGAGAAGAACCACCCATCTTGAATGATGGGTGAATCGAAGCCGCCCTTCGATCCACACACCAGGATCCATCACGAGAGAGAACGATACTCGCCATTGCGACCACCGGCGCTCCTCCCGCCCGATCTCACGCCTCGGCTCACCACGGCCCCCTCCCGATCCCGTAGACCCCTCCTTTCTCTCCAACGGCGCCGCCGCAGGTGAAGTAGGAGATCTCGATGGGATCAGGTGTGACCCCCAGCGCTGAGATGCAGCGCGGATTGGGGCGCCGGCGGTGAGAGACCGATCCCCTCAGGCGGCCTTGGGTTCTGTCTTGTAGACTGTAGTCGCGTCCTTGGGTAACAACGTGATTGACCCGCAAGAAAATCCTATCCGCGCTTGTCTTACTCGGACGGCAAACTTGACCAGTACGATGACGGATAACCATACACGGTAGCCTAGCTGGGTCGAGTCTTTGAGGTTGACGAAGACCTTGACGTATTGCATCAAGCTGAACTGACCTGTCTTACCGTTAGTTTCTTGCTTCTGTACCAATTCAATGTTGAAAGctgagtttttttattttttatttattttgcgggTGAACTAGGATCTTTCTTCTTGGCTCCTTGATCCCGTAGTAGATTTTCTTCATAAATGTGATGCCATAGTCCTGAAGTAAAAGCTTGTTCATCTCTCCGTTCTAGGTCTAGTATATGTGACACATACAACGTGCATAACTCACTCTTTCTCTTTCCTACACCTAGCTCAGAAGATTTGGAAATGGATCTTGCAATATCTGCCGTTACAGGTGACCTCGCCAGCCGATTCATCTCTTTTCTCATGAACAAATACACGGATCATGTATGCTCAGAGGAGAAGGCGGAGAGGCTACAACAACTCTTGTTGAGAGTTCACACGGTCGTCGAGGAGGCGGACGGACGATGCATCACCAACTCTTGTATGCTCATGCAGTTGAAGCAGCTATCGTCAGCCATGTACCAAGGGTACCATGTGTTGGACAACGTCAGGTACAAGCAACATAAGGAGGCATCCAAGGACTTGGTGAGCGATTCATCTACCTCGTCCGATTATATCATTCCTTTCAAACGTGCTCGGACAGCCTATTCTTCGACAAACAAGGCCTCCAACTCGGGATTACAAAGTGCACTTGAGAATCTGGAAGGTGCTGTTACTGACATGGTGGAGTTTGTTGTGCTTTTGGGCGGATGCGAGCGCATCTCCCGGAGACCGTATGATGCCTATCTTCAGGTCGACAACTTCATGTTTGGTCGGCATGTCGAGAAGCAGAAGATCATCAACTTCTTGCTGCAAGAGAACATACCCGGTCCTCCGGCAGTGCTACCAGTCGTTGGTGGACGTGGAGTTGGGAAGAAAACTCTTGTTGCACATGTATGCaggtattttttttgcaaaactcatCTGCCTCGTCTGATTATATCATTCCTTTCAAACGTGCTTGCGCAACCAAAATAGTTGTTCGCCAAACAAGGCCTCCAATAGTTGCACATGTATGCAGGTATGACAGGGTGCGTTCTCACTTTGCAGTTATTTTGCACCTGAACGGAGACGGTCTTACGAGAATAACAGACCATGGAATTCCATCAGGGAGGACACTGGTAGTTGTCGAGTTTGCTTCCGATGTAGATGATGATGACTGGAAAATATTTTATTCATCTGTTATGTGCATGGACAGAGGAAACAAAGTGATAATCTTAGGCCGAAATGAAAGCTTGAAGAAACTTGGGAC
This window contains:
- the LOC123130892 gene encoding uncharacterized protein, with amino-acid sequence MDLAISAVTGDLASRFISFLMNKYTDHVCSEEKAERLQQLLLRVHTVVEEADGRCITNSCMLMQLKQLSSAMYQGYHVLDNVRYKQHKEASKDLVSDSSTSSDYIIPFKRARTAYSSTNKASNSGLQSALENLEGAVTDMVEFVVLLGGCERISRRPYDAYLQVDNFMFGRHVEKQKIINFLLQENIPGPPAVLPVVGGRGVGKKTLVAHVCRYDRVRSHFAVILHLNGDGLTRITDHGIPSGRTLVVVEFASDVDDDDWKIFYSSVMCMDRGNKVIILGRNESLKKLGTVQSISLNRLAFEEYRYLLKTFAFGSLKPGDHLWLATIVEEFAVVLEGSLVSANLLGYAVRNNLNAHFWLSTLNKIRITRKMIMSRFGCHPNGLFDQDRPVHFGSHHLLSPAARLIPSASCLDSSLPKVIFGDVLAEPGHIAPTKRDFRLISWESRLPPYTAFVHLSRFVPSCVDDKPEAPLSGRKRLGPSA